Proteins from a genomic interval of Bacteroidales bacterium:
- a CDS encoding S9 family peptidase: protein MRKSVLIVAFILISQTLLTAQNKKVISPEIYNDWKSVSSTIISSNGNFVSYELNPQVGDGNLIIKDFDGNNEKVFPRGYKAVFPESEDFIVFKVKAEYKKVRDLKLKKKKKDDLPKDSLFILNLKMDKLESYANLISVEVAKEGSNWMAFLLKAEKPKKDTTKKEEEKEKPKKKKKAPKSDPKTNILTLMNPVSGAKYEFKNVADYTLSRNGKLIGFSTFERDSLPLSKLFVFDTKKEKTAEVFKLQGIINKPTADNKGNNLAFLSTIDTAKHKLYRLHNYSVKQQSLKMIADTNNIAFTNDWTVSKNGKIYFSRDDEKLYFGIAAKPEKEIKDTLLSEEKVIIDIWHWQDPLLQPQQLAQLSREKKRTYLSVYHLKTDKLIQLASPEMQEVRTLLKGNSNIALGTDNRAYKKRMSWEMPGYRDVYAVDVNTGDKSLLIKEIQSRFGLSPNGKYVYWYANEDSSWYAKPTKGGNIVCLTKGINVPVYDESDDYPQDPGDYGLAGWTANDKNLIFYDKFDLWIADPSGKEKTRNLTKGFGRKNNIQLRYLKLDPEQEWIDTKTPIILRAQNKTTKQGGFYALNFKTSNVEELTMGNYRYLSPIKAKKANRIIWRRGNIKEYYNLWSSTLYFKNEMKLSEANPQQNEYNWGSVELVKWNNTDGKEVEGLLYKPENFDPKKKYPMIVYFYRLHSDNLFYHYTPSPSRSVINPIHYVSNGYLVFMPNIHYKDGYPGMSAYNHVVSGTLSIIAKGFVDKENIGIQGQSWGGYQTLYIVTQTDIFKAANSGAPVSNMTSAYGGIRWQSGMSRMFQYEETQSRIGGTLWEKPLHYIENSPVFYAPKINTPIMFRHDDKDGAVPWYQGIEIFVAMRRLNKPAWLLNYNDAGHNLTKKRANQMDFTIRMKQFFDYYLKGAAAPEWMIDGIPAIKKGKTLGLDLKENTILK from the coding sequence ATGCGAAAATCAGTACTTATTGTGGCTTTTATACTCATCAGCCAAACACTATTAACAGCACAAAATAAAAAAGTAATCTCACCGGAAATATATAACGACTGGAAAAGCGTTTCGTCTACAATAATTTCTTCAAACGGAAATTTTGTTAGCTACGAACTTAATCCACAAGTCGGAGACGGAAATCTTATTATTAAAGATTTTGATGGAAATAATGAAAAAGTTTTTCCTCGTGGATACAAAGCCGTTTTTCCTGAATCAGAAGATTTTATTGTATTTAAAGTGAAAGCCGAATACAAAAAAGTACGCGATTTGAAACTAAAAAAGAAGAAAAAAGACGACCTTCCAAAAGATTCCTTGTTTATTCTAAACCTTAAAATGGATAAACTCGAATCCTATGCAAATCTAATTTCTGTTGAAGTTGCTAAAGAAGGAAGCAATTGGATGGCTTTTTTACTAAAAGCTGAAAAGCCTAAAAAGGACACGACTAAAAAAGAAGAAGAAAAGGAAAAACCAAAAAAGAAGAAAAAAGCACCTAAAAGCGATCCGAAGACGAATATACTAACCCTAATGAATCCGGTAAGTGGAGCAAAGTATGAGTTTAAAAATGTTGCAGATTATACTCTTTCCCGGAATGGAAAACTTATAGGATTTAGCACTTTTGAAAGAGACAGCCTGCCGCTATCTAAACTATTTGTTTTCGATACAAAAAAAGAAAAAACAGCAGAAGTATTTAAACTGCAAGGAATTATCAACAAACCTACGGCTGACAACAAAGGAAATAATCTTGCATTTTTAAGCACTATCGATACCGCAAAACACAAACTTTATCGCTTACATAATTATTCTGTTAAACAGCAATCACTAAAAATGATTGCAGATACCAATAATATTGCATTTACCAACGATTGGACAGTAAGTAAAAACGGGAAAATTTATTTCTCTCGCGATGATGAAAAACTATATTTTGGTATTGCTGCAAAGCCCGAAAAAGAAATTAAAGATACTCTTCTATCAGAAGAAAAAGTAATTATCGATATTTGGCACTGGCAAGATCCCCTTTTGCAACCGCAACAACTTGCACAGCTTTCTCGCGAAAAGAAAAGAACATATTTAAGTGTTTACCATTTAAAAACAGACAAACTTATACAGTTGGCTTCTCCCGAAATGCAAGAAGTTCGTACTCTGCTTAAAGGTAATTCCAATATTGCTTTAGGTACAGATAACAGAGCTTATAAAAAAAGAATGTCGTGGGAAATGCCCGGCTATCGCGATGTTTATGCTGTAGATGTAAATACCGGAGACAAAAGCCTGCTAATTAAAGAAATTCAATCTCGTTTTGGCTTATCGCCTAATGGCAAATATGTATATTGGTATGCTAACGAAGACAGCAGCTGGTATGCAAAACCAACAAAAGGAGGAAATATCGTTTGTTTAACAAAAGGTATTAATGTTCCTGTTTACGACGAATCCGACGATTATCCACAAGACCCGGGAGATTATGGTTTAGCAGGCTGGACAGCCAACGATAAAAATTTAATCTTTTACGATAAGTTCGATCTTTGGATAGCCGATCCATCAGGAAAAGAAAAAACACGTAATCTAACCAAGGGTTTTGGAAGAAAAAACAATATACAACTTCGTTATCTGAAACTCGATCCTGAACAAGAATGGATAGATACCAAAACTCCAATAATACTCAGAGCACAAAATAAAACTACTAAGCAAGGAGGCTTTTACGCTCTTAATTTCAAAACATCTAATGTTGAGGAGTTAACTATGGGAAACTATCGTTATTTATCACCCATTAAAGCAAAAAAAGCTAATCGTATTATTTGGCGAAGAGGAAATATTAAAGAGTATTACAACCTTTGGTCGAGCACTCTATATTTTAAAAACGAAATGAAATTATCAGAAGCTAATCCTCAACAAAACGAATATAATTGGGGAAGTGTTGAATTGGTAAAGTGGAATAATACCGATGGAAAAGAAGTGGAGGGATTACTTTATAAACCTGAGAATTTTGACCCTAAAAAGAAATATCCGATGATAGTATATTTCTATCGTTTACATTCCGATAATTTATTTTATCATTATACTCCCTCTCCAAGCCGATCTGTAATAAATCCTATTCATTATGTAAGTAATGGCTATTTGGTATTTATGCCTAATATTCATTATAAAGATGGTTATCCCGGAATGAGTGCCTATAACCATGTAGTTAGCGGAACATTATCCATTATTGCCAAAGGTTTTGTTGATAAAGAAAATATTGGTATTCAGGGACAAAGTTGGGGCGGTTACCAAACACTGTATATTGTTACACAAACAGATATTTTTAAAGCCGCTAACTCGGGCGCTCCGGTTTCTAATATGACAAGTGCTTACGGTGGTATCCGCTGGCAAAGCGGAATGAGTAGAATGTTCCAATACGAAGAAACACAAAGTAGAATTGGTGGAACATTATGGGAAAAGCCTCTGCATTATATTGAGAATTCCCCCGTATTTTACGCGCCAAAAATTAATACTCCAATTATGTTTCGTCACGATGATAAAGATGGAGCTGTGCCTTGGTATCAAGGAATAGAAATTTTTGTGGCTATGCGCCGATTAAATAAACCCGCTTGGTTATTAAATTATAATGATGCCGGACATAATTTGACAAAAAAACGTGCAAATCAAATGGATTTTACCAT